Part of the Geobacter pickeringii genome, GGGATCAATGTTCTGCTGCTCCGGCGTTTCGCGGGGCGTCTGCCGGAGTCGGTCCGGTTCGCCCCTTTCAGCAGTTTTCGCAACCCCGATTATCTGGTCTGGGCTGCCATTGTCGCCGGTTTTTCACTGTTGGTCGACAACAGTGTCGTGACCACCGCGGCCCTGAACATACTGACGGTTGCCGGATTCCTCTACTTCATGCAGGGGTTGGCCATCGCCAAACATTATTTCGCAACGTATTCCGTACCGGCGCTGTTCCGGTATCTTTTCTACGCCATGCTCGTCATGCAGGCGTACCTGGTCATTGCGGTCGCTCTGCTCGGATTGTTCGATCTCTGGGCGGATTTCCGCCGGCCACGGAAACCAAAAAACCTGTAACTCATCAGGCTGGGAGGAGAAAACAATGAAAGTGATTCTCAAGGAAAACCTCGACAACCTCGGTCACATCGGCGACATCGTGAAAGTGGCACCGGGATATGCCCGCAACTACCTGGTCCCGCGCGGATTTGCCATCGAGGCGACCGAGAAGAATGCCAAGGCCCTCGAGCATGCCAAGCGGCAGCTGGAGTACAAGCGCAACAAGGTTCTGGAGCAGGCAAGGGCTCTGGTAGCCAAGATTGAAGCGATCACGCTTACCATTGCCCATCAGGCCGGCGAGGAAGGCAAGCTGTTTGGTGCCGTTACCAATATGGAGCTTGCGGAACTCCTGAAGGCCCAAGGCGTTGAGGTCGAGCGGAAAAAGATCGTGCTCGCCGAACCGATCAAGCATGTTGGCGAGTTTGCCGCCAGCGTCAAGATCCACCCCGAAGTGGCCGCGACGCTCAAGGTGATCGTCACCAAAGCCGAATAAGAGACTGCACAGGCAATTAAATACGCAGACGAGAAAAGGCGGCTCCGCACGGGGCCGCCTTTTCTCGTCTGTGCAGGGTCTATTCCGTCGCAGTGGTGGATGGATTCGGACGGCAGAGCCTACTGGAACACGATCCGGAAATCCTCCCGCTCCGCCGCCAGATCCTTGAGGAGTAGAGCAGCCGCTTGGCTCCCTGGTGTGCCCATTGTAGTCGAGGTCACTCGTAACTCTCTCCCTCCCTTGCCCGCCTGAGGGGGGCTATGTCGATTTTCTTCATTTGAATCGTTGTTATTCCCTTTAGTTGAAGCCGCCAACGGCAATGTGCCTGGTTTTCGGGTTGTCATCGAGCAGGCGCCAGCCCGGGCAGCTGGTGCCGGTACAGGCCGGGCCGGTATACCGCCACAGCTGGCCGTTATTGTGCCGTTGGTAGATGTGGCTGCCCGATACGGCGATCTCCTGTGTCCTGATGTTGTTGTCGAGCAACTGCCAGCCGGGGCAGCTGGTGCCGCTGCACGGGGTGCCGGTGTAGCGCCAGATG contains:
- the rplI gene encoding 50S ribosomal protein L9 — protein: MKVILKENLDNLGHIGDIVKVAPGYARNYLVPRGFAIEATEKNAKALEHAKRQLEYKRNKVLEQARALVAKIEAITLTIAHQAGEEGKLFGAVTNMELAELLKAQGVEVERKKIVLAEPIKHVGEFAASVKIHPEVAATLKVIVTKAE